Within the Butyrivibrio sp. AE3004 genome, the region AATTATTTATATATCAGTTTAATGTGCTCCCACAAGGCAGGCGAGAACAATATGTTAAAGATGTAATGCTGCTTAATGCAAGGAAACATGAATATGGAGAAGTATAAGAAAGCATATAAGAATGGGGTGTTCTATAACCATTGGGATAGGAGGATTTATCTATGATCGGAGGATACGCTGTTTGGGATACACATATTCATATAATTCCAGGAGTTGATGATGGAGCTAGGACTACAGAAGAAGCTATTGAAATGCTGAGAATGGAGTATAGACAAGGTGTGGACTGTGTTTATGCGACTCCTCATAGTTTGGCATTTGACCATAACGCAGAATTTGTGCAGAAGAAATACGAGGAACTTAAAAGAGCGATTGAAGGAGCAAGGATTAATATTCAACTTATGGGGCTTGGATGTGAAGTTTTTTGCCATCCTGGGAATATTACTGAATGCATAAAGAAAATAAAAGATGGTGTTTATCCCACTCTGTCACAATATGTTCTTACGGAGCTGCCTACATATGGTATAAGTATAAATGATGTTATGATATGTCTGGATAAGATAATTGATGCAGGATATGTTCCGGTTTTATCACATGTTGAAAGATATGAGTTTTCTGATATTAAAAGTATTGCATTTCTAAGAGATAAAGGTGTTCAGATTCAGGTAAACGCATACAGTCTTACAAATGGTGCATCGTCAGCAAAGAGAAAACTTACTACTGAACTTGTAAAATATGGAATGGTGGATTTTGTAGGAAGTGATGCACATAGACTTGACCATAGACCGCCTGTTGTTGAAGAGGGGGTAAAGAGAATAATAGAGCTGACTTCAGATGTAGATGCAATGCTGATATTAGCCGCAAACCCTAAGCAGAGATTGCTAAGAGGAGAGTAAGGTTTACTTAGAGAACTCAGGGTAATAACAACTCTGCGGAAAGTATCCGCTCAGAGATTGAGTATGCCAAAGAATATGGAAAAATGCAGAATATTTAAATACTGGCGAATAAAATAATGTTGGGGATTTTGTAACAATGAAGGATTTTGAAAGACTTAAGAAGGAATGCTTGGATGAGATTGCAGATTTGGGCATCGAGACAGGACAGATAAAAGAATGGACGATAAATACCCAGGCAAGGAGCAGGTGGGGGCAGTGCAAAAAGAATAAGGATGGAACATATTCTATACAGATAGCTGACCGCCTTCTTGCAGATAATCGTATATCTGAAAAGGCATGTAAGGAGACTATTATTCATGAGCTTTTGCATACATGTAAGGATTGTATGAAGCACACTGGAAAATGGAAGGCTTATGCTCAGGAGATGAATGAGGAGTATGGTTATAACATTAAGCGAACAACAAGTGGTAATGAAAAAGGTGTCGAGAACTATAAGCCTAAGAGAATGTCCGTTAAGTATGTATTTACCTGCGGGGGCTGTGGCGCAACAATCTACAGGAAACGTATGAGTAAGTTTACCAGGTATTACAGGAATTACCGGTGTACAAGGTGCGGAGCAATTGCCTGGAGAAGGCAGACTGTTGCGAGTAGACCTGCTTGATACAGTGTAATTGATGAAAAGCAATGAGTTCTTTCTGAGCTGGGAAATATAAAAATCCCAGCTCTATTTTTGTAGGAATAGCAGGGCAATGGTTTATAATGTTCATATGTGATTTTGGGAAGCCCCGATGAGGTCAGGTATGAAGGAGATAATGGAAAGTAATAAGACGACCAAGGAAAAAATGTTCTTTGTGATTGTTATTTACCAAACACGAAATATCTGAATACAAAACCAGGGGGAAAGCATCAGACATCAGGGGGCGCGTATTTATCTACAAATGTGACTTTTATAATGGGAAAAGAAAAGAGCACAGTACGTTTGAAAATGATTTTGACAGGATTTATCATGGAAAAATTTTTACATTTAATCCCAGTTACGAAGATGCATTAAGAATATTTGATGAATACTTTTTTGAAAAGAAGGAAGCTGCCCGTAAAGAAGCTGAAAAGTTAGCGGCACAATATGAAAGATTCCGACAGAATTTGAATTGAGATAAAGAAAGAATTATCAGCAGATGATAAAAGGCAATCAGATATATAAAGCCGTAGCATTCAATGAATACTGCGGCGTTGTTTTTTGGAGGGGGACTATCGGAATGGGGATTCCGATAGTCATGTTATGAAAAAAGTGTTCTTATGAGGGGTATCAAGTGGGTTTGTGTTCCTCTTGATATGTTTATGATAATGTTTTAGCCTTAAGGAAACCTAAAACGATTGTGAAGGAAAAGTGAAATAATAAAGGATGGAGAAAATGGTATGAGAAAGCAGATAATGTGCATGACTGCATGCTTAGCAGTTGTCCTGGTGGCAGGCTGTGGGAGCAGATCATACAATGCAGATGATACGGAATCAATTGTGGAGCAGATAGATGAAGACACTGTTACCACTGTGGAGCAGGCTGATGAAGATACCGTGACTATAGTAGAACTTAAGACTCCGGTGGTAAAAGATGGTGTTACTGAACAGGGTGAAGATGCAGTAAACGTTGTCTTTACATGGGATGCTGTTGAAGGAGCTGATGGATATGAGGTGCTTGAAGAGAACAAATTCTGTACAGAGGAAGCATTCCGCGAGCCAGATTATGATCTGACATCTTATACTTCACAGACAACATATGTCGCAAGTGCTCAGGATGATTTTGATTTCAGAATAAAGATAAGATCTTACCGTGGAGAAGGTGACAGCAGGGAATTTAGTGAGTGGAGTGAGTATGCATACGGAAAAACTTATGAAGGGACTGTAAATATTTCTGATACTGATAAGAAATCCGTAACTGCAACACAAGAGGAAGCTGACGAACTGTTTGAAAAAGCAATTGCGGGTGAAATCATTGTAAAAGCTTATTATGAAGACAGTACGGATTGTTCTTTCTGGATCCCTGAGCTGCCACATGCCCCTGATGATTTCGAATGTTATGAGGTTGGAGAAAGGGTGGACCTTGATAATGATGGTGTCAAGGAGCTCATAATAAATGGCCCATATGGTGGGAAGTACCTGGATGCAAGGGATGGAGAAGTCTTCCAGCTTGCAGAAGGAGAAGGTACCGCAGGTTGGCTGTGCCACGCGGAATATAATGGTAAGACTTATATCTGTCATGTAGATAATTCACATGGTGGCAGGGAAACATTTTTAATGGATCAGTATGATGGGAGCGGAAACATAGTAGAATCCACGTCATTGACCGCAGAGTATTGGGATTATGTCGAGTTCGATGCGGATTCAGCAGTCTGCCATTTTGGTGATGAAGAGATTTCCGCTGACAGATATCTTGAACTTAGAAAAGAAATATTTGATTATTAAGTTTAGCGGATGCTGAAGAATAATCAATGTATTCCTTTCCTATATTAAAAGCAGTAATTAGTCAATTGACGGTCAATGACAGAATAGGAAACACGTAGTAAAATGGAATTTTTTGATATAACAGACGATAATGGAATACCCACAGGGAAAACAGTAAGCAGGAGCGAAGCCCATGAAAAGGGCATCCCTCACAGAACAGCTCATATATGGATAGTAAAAAAAGAGGATGATGACTATCGGGTTCTTCTTCAGAAGAGAAGCGCAGAAAAAGAGTCCTTCCCTGGGATGTATGATACCTCTTCTGCAGGTCACATCCAGGCAGGTGATGATCCGCTCGAATCAGCACAAAGAGAACTTCATGAGGAATTGGGAATAAGAGCAAATGAGGGCGACCTTACCTTTGCAGGAAAATTCCACATTAAATATGAGATGGAGTTCCATGGAAAGCTCTTCAAGGATAATGAAGTGGCTTTTGTCTATGTATATGAAAAGCCGGTAGATATAGATAGCCTCACTCTTCAGAAGGAAGAGGTTGATGAAGTCAGATGGTTTGACATAAATGAAGTTCATGAGGGCTGCATCCACAGGGACGGCACGTTCTGTGTTCCGATAGAGGGGCTTGAAACGCTCATGAAGTATCTTGGTGAAAAAGAGTGAATGTTCGAATTATATAAGTTTGGAGATTATCTGTGGCAAGGGAACTAACGGAGGCTGAAAGAGTAGCCTATAATGAAATGATAGAAGGGGCAAAACAGCTAACAATCTTTGGGACAGAGGAAGAGTTGGATCCCAGAGATTACGTTTTTGAATACCCTGATGACAAGGAAGAATAGTAAAATGGTTGAGATAAGCATAGAAAAATTTGCAAAGTCAGTAGTTAAGAACAATCCCGGAGAGGACCTTAAGACCGTAACAGAGTCTTTGAAGGAGGCGCTTGATGCAAAGAAAGCCGGAGCAAAATGTCCTATATGCGGAAATCCTATTTGGGCAGCAGGCAGCGGCATTACAGGAAGTTATATGTGCTTTACCTGCACAACAGGGGAAGCAGATGACAGCGAGGACTACGAAATAGTTGAATGAATACGCTTTGGTTATATATGAATAGGCCAGGGACTTTAGTAATAGAATAGTATCTGATAGAGCAGTAGGTGACCGCTATGATAGATGAGATCAGAAGTAGAGAGGATCTGGTGGAACTTGTCAATGAGATAGGTTTTCTGCCATTCTTTTCAGGAAGGATTGAAGGCTTCTCGCTGGAAGAGAATATTTCATATGATGCATGGTATCAGGGACGCTGGAGTGGGAAAATCCATTGGGATGCCTGGGACTGGAAAGGACAGGTTCTTCAGAACAAAGAGCTTGTTTATGGCAAGTTCTTTGAGAAAAAAGCTGGATTTATCAGTTTGAAACTATGGCCGGACTTCTGTAATTACCGCAGGGATGGTTATGACTTTGATGCCAGATTTGATGACGGGCTTGCACCATATAAGGATAAAGATGTTGTGGATCTTATTTCTGGACAAGGAGCAATACTGACTCGGGAGATTAAGGACAGCTTGAATTATAAAAAGGGTGGAAACAAGGGATTTGAGACAGTGATCACCAGGCTTCAGATGCAGACATATGTTGTGCCGGTAAATTATGAATACAGTAAGCGTAAGAATGGCGATGAATACGGCTGGGGCAACTGCCGATATGATATAGCTGAAAACTACTGGGGCGACAAGCCTTGCAGATCAGCTTATAAGAGGAGTCCGGAGGAATCTTTGGACAGGATAATAAAACATATCAGAAAAGCATTACCAAAGATGGATGAGGATGTTCTTAGGAAATTACTAAAGGAATAGTAGAAGATAGTGTTCTATAGCTTGGAAGCAATGTTGTGGAAGGTAGGATTATGGCGGAGATACTAAGACTAAAAGAAGGCTGCAGGATTTCATTAGATACGATTTTACATGAAGGCTATGAGATCTCAGGTAATTCCATAACTGCAAATGTGAGCATTGGGAAAATAGAGGATGTACTGATCCATTTTATAGCGATGCATGATGAACCTCTTTTCTTTATACTGGAACTCCCTGCCAAAGCAGATGATGAACAGGAAGTAAAGCCAGGCGTTGTAGAGTCGCTGCACAGAGATGTTTATTACATTGATGGCTGCTCCAGAGAAGAAGCGGTAGCCATTCTTGAGGGGATAGGTAGCCTTCTTTACAATGACGGACTCTCCTCATTTGGCTTTGGAGGTCATAAGAGCTCAGATGAGATCATGTTTGGTAAATATAATGTTCTGCAGATATACAGCAGGGACATAAGCAGTTTTGATGGATTTTTGGAAGAACACAAGATAGAGCGGGTTGATAACCTTGTCACGGGATGGGATGTGATTTCCAAAGATAATCCCGGAATCTGCAGCCGGTACGAAGAAGAGGGCAAGTCAGTATTTGATATCCCTGAAGAGTTTAAGGACTGGGGAATATATATGGCGGAGCAGAGGGAAGAATAATAGAATCCAGAGTATGGTTTTAAAGCGTTACTGATGTGATAGGAACCAATGTTATCCAAAGGATTAAAAGCGGAGGACGTACTGTATGAATCTAGGCACATGCCGTTTTGAGGGATTTGCTACAAAGATGAAGCTTGTTTCCCATAACAGGATAGAAGGCAAGCCAACAAGAGCAATAGAGGAAACAGAGCAACATTTCACATTAACAAGAGATGGCAGGATCTGGTTTTCGGGATACCGGGATGAAAATAATAAGCAGGAGAAGCTTCGTCAGTTCCAGGAAAAGATTTCACCTGAGGCTGCAAACTATTTCCTTGCCTGCATAGGATATGAACTGTCGCAGGCTGAAGTAGACTGGCCAGGCCCTAATGAATCATACTGGGATCTGGAACTCACTAATGAAAAAGATGATACATACAGGTATAGAGGTTTGATGCCAACAACAGATAAGGCATTGCATGATATGTCCGATTGGCTCAGAAATGTGCTGGGTACAGACACTATTCTTGCATTTGATGGAGAGGCAAGATTTGCCATAACAGTAAGACCTGAAGAGAAGATATTTGTTGCGGTAAAATCCATAATTGATCCGGACGAGGAACCTTACTGGTATTTCTATGAGGGCAACAATATAAATATCGGAGATCAGTTCCTTGCTCCATTTAGGAAAGGCGAGCGATATTATAACGTTGAGGTTGTGGATATTGTTGTTGCTACTCCAGAGAACGGGCCTGTGCCATTAAGACAGCAGAAAAGGATGATGGTTTTGGAAGGCAGCATGAGATCCAAGCTGCCGGGCGAGTTCACTAACATGTTTAAAAAGATGAATGGATGGGATGTGAACTAAATGGGAAGAGTAGCGGGAGCAATCGTCGATGGTTGCTCCTTTTTTTAGTTAAAAAAAATAGAAATAGTTTCACTGGCAGAACTTGAGCCTTATTATAAGCCCCAAGTTCATACATACGAGGCACGCGGAGTAGAAGATATTTTGCCTTACCGCTGATAACTGCAATGATTGAAGGCGATGATGATTATTCAGATACGTTATCGATTACAAATAAGGATAGCTTAAGACTGTTAAAAGCAGACATTATGAGACGCGCCAAATGTTATACAGAGCTTATTGAAGAATTCTCATCACAGAATTTTGTAGATGGTCGCTTAAATGATTACCTTCAATTTGAGTTGGAAAAAGCCAAACAAAGGGATAATAAATGCTATTGTACTGATGAGGTACCTGTCTCAAATTTAAGGCCTGTTAAAGAACGCTTGAGAGTTAGCCTGGGTGAATTACCGTTGTTGTAATTAAAAAGTTGGATGAAAATACTGTGACACAATGTGTTGCAGTATTTTTTATTGTGCATCTATTAGACAAGTACAAGTTATAACCCACGTTGTTTGATAAGCTTATTATGGGTAAGAGCATTATCCGCCTTCACTTGTTGACACCGGCGCTTACGGAAATGGGGATTGATTACTTCATTTGGAACAGGAGGTGGTACGGTAAATTTCGAGAGGAAGGTGAATGGTTTTATTGGGGCAGCGTAATTAGAAGAATGTGAATCAAAGTGAGATTGTGAAATTGCAACGGGAACCAATGACATATATTGTGTTTCCGTTTTTTGTGTATATTCTGCTATATCCACGTGATGTTCAACAAACGTGTATCACTGTAATGATACTTAAATCTCATTAGAATGGTAATTCTCAATTCCTGACGCCGTTGTTAAAATACATTAGTGTAAGAGAGGATTCATTATGAATGACAACGATGTTAAGGAACTTGTTAACAGGATTAGGAATACGATCAAAAAAGAGGATATTCCTGCGGCAGAACTTGCCGAAAAAGCAGAAGTGAGTTACAACACTGCCAAGGATTTTCTTAACGGGAAGAAAGATCCCGATTTCAGGACAGTAATCCGTATGATCGATGCAGCTGATCTTGACATTTCAAAGGTTTTTGAAGCGACAACCATTCTTATAGAAACAGACAACCCTACGGAAGATTTTTATGTCAGAAAGTATAGAAGACTTGATGAGTATGGGAAGAGTGCTGTGAAGTATATTATCGACGCCTGTACATCGTATGAGAAAGAGAAGCAACGACTGGCAAGAAGGAAAAATAAAGAAGACAGCGCAGATGATTCAGAGCAGATATAGTTAAGAAGCTTGTTTTTTGGAGATTTTGGAGTTAGCAGCAACTAGTTTTTAAGACATCATAAGACCGGAGATAGCAGGAAACAACTGCTGTCCCCGGTTTTTTGATAGATTTTTTAGAGGGGATGTAACTGTTGTTTTTTCAATGGAGGGATATGAAAAAATGAGGAGGAAACGTATATCAGCGCATGCACTGGCAATTGAACTTTGCAGAAGGGAGAACATGTCATATAATAAAGTTCATGAGCATTCTTGTAAACTTCTAGAGAGGTACGCGAAGGGACAGAGTGATCCGCTGAGAGGAAACAAGTTCAGGAAAAAGACTTTTGGCTCTATTCAGCAGGAAAAGCAGAACATCAGAAGAAGGTACATCGAAATCATCAAAGGGAAAAAACCATATACTGATGAAGAATATGAGGACTTTGTTTGGGATGTGGTCACATCAAGATGGTTTATGGAAAAAGCAACTATGATACTGGACCTTATAGAGCTTCTTGTTGATGGTAGTGTCTCTGGAACAGACTATGATGTAGATTTTGATGCCCGTAACCAGGGGAAACAGATAAGACGGATATTGAAGGATCTATTTCTAAGAGGCGAAAACAATGTGAAGGACGGCAAGGCTATCTACGTAGGAATGGGAATATCCAGGGCAACATATTTTAGGAGACGCCCTGACGGAATTGTACTATTTGGAATTCTCATGTGGATATATGCCAAGAGGAGAGAAGAGGAAGATATCGAGGCAGGAATTGTTGACAGGCCTGAAGAAGATATTATAGATATGCCTATAAGTGAAGAGTTTGTATTTGTATAGAGCAGAAAAGCCCGGTTCGTAATGGACCGGGCTTTAACTATGCCAATTTATGTGAGACTTTCATGAGACTATCGTGAGACTTTCATGAGACTATCGTGAGATTTTTGTGAGATTTTCGTGAGACTTAATTGAGATTTATTTGAGATTTCAGTGAGACTAAATCCCGGTATTTATGTGCTAATATGTCCGTGTTTTGTTGAGAAAGGAGGAGACATGGCTTATGAAGGAAATGCCTGATAGGAAAGTCGGGGAGAGACTCAGGGTGCTCAGGATGAGTGAAGGCCTAACGCAAGAGGCGGTGGCAAAACTGTTCAATCTGTCCAGTGGCAGGATAATCTCGGCATATGAAACCGGGACAAGGCTTGTTCCGCTGGATCTGGTGGTCAAATATTCCGGTGAGTTTGATATTTCAACGGACTGGATACTGACAGGGCGAGATAGTACGAGCTGTAAGAATACTGCATAGTGCAGAGAAATACGGCAAAAAGAAGAGATATTCCGCATATCAGTGAACCTTCCGCCAGTAGTTTTTAGCTAAAATTATATATGTAGCCAAAAACTGGGGAAACAGAAGTTATTTGTAGGAGGGGCAAGATGCTAGATCTTGAAAACATTGTGGAAGACTATCATGAAGCTTCCATCGAAAAACGGGTAGACATGATATTGCGGAATTTCTCAAACTTTGAAGCAATCGTTGACTGCTGCGAGAAAAACTTGAGCGTCACTATTAAGGAAGAAATTGATTACAACAGACGCGAGGAGCTGGGAAATCTCGGTGTAAGAGTTCAGACTTCAAACATCAGTAATCCCACACTAAGTGATGCAGCAAACAGGGAAGAAATTGAAAAGGCAATCCATAATGGTGAGTATTACAGAATACTCAGATGGACAGATGATTTCGAGAAGCACAGGACGCAGATCATCACATTGCAGAAAATGAGAAATGATTATTTCAGAGTCAGCAATGTGGTAAACTGCTTAGATCCGCAGAACAGAAGGATTTTTCGAAAGTATATTTCAAAGGAAGCTTCAGTGGAGACACTGGCGGAGGTTGAAAAACTCACACATGATTCTGTAAAGACCAGAATAAAAGAAGCTAGAAAAACAGTACGATCATGTGCGGGAAGGGAAATGAGAAATGGAATAGACTTCGCAGTACTGGAAAAAGCTGTTGCATGAATCTCGAATCGGAGTCATGATAGACTCGTGCCAGAGAGTCTTATGGATAAAGCCAACCCTATTTTCTATAAAGAAGAAATATTTCTAAAGAAGGGAGAAGCTTTTATGATGAATCAGAGAAGTAAAGTAGAGGAGACAAGGAACGCCTGCAAGCGCTTTTTCAAGTATCCGGAGGCAGAGGAGTACTTCGGTATGGAGCGTAAGACCATAAGGAGACTTGCGAAAGAATGTGGTGCATACCTTGAGTACAGCACAACTATGATCCGAATTGACGGACCGGTGCTGGAGGAATATTTACTGACATTCAGAAGATAATCATATAGGTAGAATAAGGGTTGGTTAATACGATTTAGTTCTTGCGGTGCGCTTTTCATAGAGTCATAATAGAATTGTGCCAGGGAGAATCTATGCGGATTAAGCCAGCCTTATTAATTGGAGGTAACATGGCTAAATCTGACACAAAGAGAGACTTTAGAGGTCGGCCTCTGAGAAAAGGAGAGCTGCAACGCAAATCTGACCTGCGATATCAGTACACCTACACAGATCCTTATGGTAATAGGAAATACATATATTCCAAAGATCTGATGGAACTGAGGCGCAAGGAGGATGAACTAAAGAGAGACCAGCTAGACGGGTTAGACATCTATGCTGCTGGAAGAGCTACTATCGATTTTACTTTTAACAGGTACATGTCAACGAGAAGTGATCTCAAGGGTTCAACACAGGCCAATTACTGGTATACGTATGATCGCTATATCAAGGATAACCTCGGATCCAAGAGAGTTGTTGACCTGAAACACTCAGACATTCTCCAGTTTTATTATTTCCTTATGAAGGAGAGAAATCTTTCGTATAACACACTGGAATCAGTGCATGGTATCATTCATCCGATTTTCGATCTTGCGGTGATGGATGATATAATAAGAAGGAATCCTTCCGATAAGATCATGGGTAAGATTGCAAAAAGAGAAGGAGTGGAGATTGTACCCAAAAAAGCTCTGACAGTTGAAGAGCAGAGAGCATTTAAGGAGTACGTTGCAAACAGTCCTATATACTATCATTGGTGGCCAATCTTCACGGTGCTTTTTGGTACCGGAATGAGAATCGGCGAATGCATCGGCCTAAGATGGGAAGACATTGATCTTGAGAAGAGAAGAATCAGCGTTAATCACAGTCTTTCATATTATACTGACAGGAAGACAGGTGAGTGCAGACTGAGAGTATCGACTCCCAAGACCAAGGCGGGTATCAGAACTATTCCGATGATGAGCTCTGTCAAGGATGCTTTCGAGGTCGAAAAAGAGTTACAGCTGGATGGCAATGGTCTCAACGCTACTGTGATAGATGGAATGAGTGGTTTCATCTTCCAGAACAGAGACGGAGGCTGCCTTACTGCAGCAGATATCAATCGGGCGATCAAGAGAATTTACACGGATCACAACGCAGAGGAAATTCTTAAGGCAAAGAAAGAAAAGAGAGAACCGATAATCATCCCTCATTTCACATGTCATATCTGCAGACATACTTTTGCTACAAGACTCTGTGAAGTTGAGGACAACCCCAAAGTAATCCAGTCGATCATGGGTCACAAGAGCGTGGTGACA harbors:
- a CDS encoding SprT-like domain-containing protein translates to MKDFERLKKECLDEIADLGIETGQIKEWTINTQARSRWGQCKKNKDGTYSIQIADRLLADNRISEKACKETIIHELLHTCKDCMKHTGKWKAYAQEMNEEYGYNIKRTTSGNEKGVENYKPKRMSVKYVFTCGGCGATIYRKRMSKFTRYYRNYRCTRCGAIAWRRQTVASRPA
- a CDS encoding site-specific integrase, which translates into the protein MAKSDTKRDFRGRPLRKGELQRKSDLRYQYTYTDPYGNRKYIYSKDLMELRRKEDELKRDQLDGLDIYAAGRATIDFTFNRYMSTRSDLKGSTQANYWYTYDRYIKDNLGSKRVVDLKHSDILQFYYFLMKERNLSYNTLESVHGIIHPIFDLAVMDDIIRRNPSDKIMGKIAKREGVEIVPKKALTVEEQRAFKEYVANSPIYYHWWPIFTVLFGTGMRIGECIGLRWEDIDLEKRRISVNHSLSYYTDRKTGECRLRVSTPKTKAGIRTIPMMSSVKDAFEVEKELQLDGNGLNATVIDGMSGFIFQNRDGGCLTAADINRAIKRIYTDHNAEEILKAKKEKREPIIIPHFTCHICRHTFATRLCEVEDNPKVIQSIMGHKSVVTTFDVYADSSDRRNEVSFNKLVDRWNDAF
- a CDS encoding tyrosine-protein phosphatase, encoding MIGGYAVWDTHIHIIPGVDDGARTTEEAIEMLRMEYRQGVDCVYATPHSLAFDHNAEFVQKKYEELKRAIEGARINIQLMGLGCEVFCHPGNITECIKKIKDGVYPTLSQYVLTELPTYGISINDVMICLDKIIDAGYVPVLSHVERYEFSDIKSIAFLRDKGVQIQVNAYSLTNGASSAKRKLTTELVKYGMVDFVGSDAHRLDHRPPVVEEGVKRIIELTSDVDAMLILAANPKQRLLRGE
- a CDS encoding DUF6462 family protein translates to MDKANPIFYKEEIFLKKGEAFMMNQRSKVEETRNACKRFFKYPEAEEYFGMERKTIRRLAKECGAYLEYSTTMIRIDGPVLEEYLLTFRR
- a CDS encoding NUDIX hydrolase, with protein sequence MEFFDITDDNGIPTGKTVSRSEAHEKGIPHRTAHIWIVKKEDDDYRVLLQKRSAEKESFPGMYDTSSAGHIQAGDDPLESAQRELHEELGIRANEGDLTFAGKFHIKYEMEFHGKLFKDNEVAFVYVYEKPVDIDSLTLQKEEVDEVRWFDINEVHEGCIHRDGTFCVPIEGLETLMKYLGEKE
- a CDS encoding helix-turn-helix domain-containing protein, whose protein sequence is MNDNDVKELVNRIRNTIKKEDIPAAELAEKAEVSYNTAKDFLNGKKDPDFRTVIRMIDAADLDISKVFEATTILIETDNPTEDFYVRKYRRLDEYGKSAVKYIIDACTSYEKEKQRLARRKNKEDSADDSEQI
- a CDS encoding helix-turn-helix domain-containing protein, with product MPDRKVGERLRVLRMSEGLTQEAVAKLFNLSSGRIISAYETGTRLVPLDLVVKYSGEFDISTDWILTGRDSTSCKNTA
- a CDS encoding AlkZ-related protein; the encoded protein is MIDEIRSREDLVELVNEIGFLPFFSGRIEGFSLEENISYDAWYQGRWSGKIHWDAWDWKGQVLQNKELVYGKFFEKKAGFISLKLWPDFCNYRRDGYDFDARFDDGLAPYKDKDVVDLISGQGAILTREIKDSLNYKKGGNKGFETVITRLQMQTYVVPVNYEYSKRKNGDEYGWGNCRYDIAENYWGDKPCRSAYKRSPEESLDRIIKHIRKALPKMDEDVLRKLLKE